In the genome of Streptomyces sp. P3, the window TCGCCGACGGCGACCCGGCGAAGGCGGCCGTCCTCCTGGACGACGCGCTCGCCCTCTGGCACGGACCGGCCCTCGCCGACCTGCCCGACCGGACCGCCGAGGCCGGCCGCTGGGAGGCCCGCCGGCTCGACGCGCTGCGCGCCCGCCACACCGCCGCGATCGCCCAGGGCCAGGCCGGGCAGGCGCTGCCCGAACTCACCGCCCTGTGCGACGCCCACCCCCTGGACGAGCCCCTCCAGGCCCTGCGCCTGCGCGCGCTGCGCGACGCGGGCCGCACCGCGCAGGCGCTGGTCGCCTACGACGAGGTACGCAGACTGCTGGCCGACCGCCTCGGCGCCGACCCGGGCCCCGAACTACGCGCACTCCACACGGAGTTGCTCAACCCCGTGAACTCCGGCGCCGCCGCCGGCCCGAGCGCCTCCGGCGGCCCCGGGCTCGCGCGCGACGCCGGCGCCCAGGGCGGCCCCGGGCGCTCTCGCGACGCCGAATCCTCCACCGGCTCGGGTTTCTCCCGCGACTTCCGCGGCCTCGATCGTCTCGACGGGGCGGACCGTTCCGGCGGCAACGGCGACCTCGGCGGGTCCGGGTTCTCCGGTGGTTCCGGTGGGCCGGAGCGGCGCGGGCTCTCCGGTGCTCCCGAGCGCCGTCCGGCCGATGAGAGCACCGGGAGTCCGGGGAACCCGGGGAGGCCGGGAGACGCGGCTTCCGGCGATACGGCCGCCGCCGAACCGCGGCCGGGCGACCCGACTCCCGCCGGCCCGGTTGCCGAGACCTCGGGACCGCGGGACCCCGGCAACCTCCGAGCCCGGCTCACCTCCTTCGTCGGCCGGGAGGACGACATCGCGGCCATCCGGGAGGACCTGGCCGGCGCGCGCCTCGTCACCCTGCTCGGACCCGGCGGGGCCGGTAAGACACGGCTGTCGCAGGAGGCCGCCGAGACCGTACGGCACATCGCGAGCGACGGCGTGTGGCTGGCCGAGCTCGCGCCCGTCGCCGCCCCGGACGCCGTGCCGCAGGCCGTCCTCACCGCCGTGGGAGCCCGCGAGACCGTGCTGTACGGCGCCGGCGCCGAGGAGTTGCGGGCCGCCGCGGAACGCCACGGCGACCCCGTGGAGCGCCTGGTCGAGCACTGCGCCCGGCGCCGCATGCTGATCGTTCTCGACAACTGCGAGCACGTGGTGGAGGCGGCCGCCCGGCTCGTCGAGGAACTGCTGGCACGCTGTCCGTGGGTGACGGTGCTGGCCACCAGCCGCGAGCCCCTCGGCGTGCCCGGTGAGCGGCTGCGCCCGCTCGACCCGCTGCCCGAGCCGGTGGCCCTGCGGCTGCTCGCCGACCGGGGCGCGGCCGCCCGGCCGGGCTTTCGCGCCGAGGACGACCCGGAGGCCTGTGCCGAGATCTGCCGGCGTCTGGACGGCCTGCCCCTCGCCATCGAGCTGGCCGCCGCCCGTCTGCGCATGCTGACACCACGTCAGATCGCCGACCGCCTCGACGACCGCTTCCGTCTCCTCACCTCCGGCAGTCGCACGGTGCTGCCGCGCCAGCAGACGCTGCGGGCCGTCGTCGACTGGTCCTGGGACCTGCTCGACGCGGACGAACGCGACGCCCTGTCCCGGTTGTCGGTCTTCGCACGCGGCTGCGACCTCGCCGCCGTGGAGGCCGTGTGCGGCGCCGCCCCGGGCCGTGGCGGGGACAGGGGCGGCGAGGGGGGCCGCGGAGACGGCGTGGACGGCCGTGGGGATGTGCGGGACGCCCGCGCGGGCCGGCCGCCCCGCGAACTCCTCGACACCCTCGCCTCGTTGGTCGACAAGTCCCTCGTCGTCGCCGCCCCGTCGCCCGGCGGGGACATGCGCTACCGGCTGCTGGAGACGGTCGCCGAGTACGCCGCCGAGCGGCTGGACGAGTCGGGTGGACGGGCCGACGCCGAGCGCGCGCATCTGACGTACTACCGCGAGTTCGCCCGCACCAACGAGCCGTTGCTGCGCGGTCCCGGTCAGCGCGAGGCCGCCGAACGCATCCAGCTGGAGTACGAGAACCTGCGCACCGCGCTGCGCCGCGCGGTCGCCGCCCGCGACGAGCAGGAGGCGCTCAGTCTGACGCTGTCCCTCGTCTGGTACTGGCAGATGCGGGACCTGCGCCTCGAGGCGGGAGCCTGGTGCGCCGAGGTCATGGCTCTCGGTCCCGACCCCTTCGCCGAGCCGCTGCGCCGGGCGGCCCCGGTCTGGAAGCCCTGCACCGACTTCCCGCC includes:
- a CDS encoding BTAD domain-containing putative transcriptional regulator; amino-acid sequence: MNPVRYRILGTTQALRPDGSSVAVGGARLRALLTVLALRAGRSVPAGLLVEEVWTGDPPADAQGALQALVGRLRRALGADAIDSAEGGYRLSAAPDDVDLHRFERLTGDGVRALADGDPAKAAVLLDDALALWHGPALADLPDRTAEAGRWEARRLDALRARHTAAIAQGQAGQALPELTALCDAHPLDEPLQALRLRALRDAGRTAQALVAYDEVRRLLADRLGADPGPELRALHTELLNPVNSGAAAGPSASGGPGLARDAGAQGGPGRSRDAESSTGSGFSRDFRGLDRLDGADRSGGNGDLGGSGFSGGSGGPERRGLSGAPERRPADESTGSPGNPGRPGDAASGDTAAAEPRPGDPTPAGPVAETSGPRDPGNLRARLTSFVGREDDIAAIREDLAGARLVTLLGPGGAGKTRLSQEAAETVRHIASDGVWLAELAPVAAPDAVPQAVLTAVGARETVLYGAGAEELRAAAERHGDPVERLVEHCARRRMLIVLDNCEHVVEAAARLVEELLARCPWVTVLATSREPLGVPGERLRPLDPLPEPVALRLLADRGAAARPGFRAEDDPEACAEICRRLDGLPLAIELAAARLRMLTPRQIADRLDDRFRLLTSGSRTVLPRQQTLRAVVDWSWDLLDADERDALSRLSVFARGCDLAAVEAVCGAAPGRGGDRGGEGGRGDGVDGRGDVRDARAGRPPRELLDTLASLVDKSLVVAAPSPGGDMRYRLLETVAEYAAERLDESGGRADAERAHLTYYREFARTNEPLLRGPGQREAAERIQLEYENLRTALRRAVAARDEQEALSLTLSLVWYWQMRDLRLEAGAWCAEVMALGPDPFAEPLRRAAPVWKPCTDFPPPLTGETLLEARRGVHLAHFACMENQLDDWQTPAAQRKLALIAETYEPGLPQTCRAPGLLWFFAVMLTGDTDRMRVIVDANVETCRRTPGYEWELASCLQMRANVLANRADWAGSAFRDADEALEIFRRLGDVWGIVEALSARAEAHERLGDYRRAADDYAGAREHAEQIGARAHAAVLGARLGSVLLEAGDGEQGERLLREVIDGPTHGGNEAVPAARLFLAGRLGSTGRIAEAREQLRLLRERFTLGNFAVFDAFVLGAEAWLEVVDGRYAQALPGIRSALGRATDPVSQAVAPHLCSFYLSIAATALTGLDGGADAGARCLGAAEALLPPRHVPPRLEREARELALNRTRAALGDERFERAYAEGGGLSYEEATALV